The genomic DNA GATCGCATCCGCAACCGCCTTCTTGCGCGCCTCGACGATGGTGGTTTTCGGATCGTCATTGGTGAAGGCGATGCCGCCGCCCTGGTTGACGCCGAGCGACACCGCCTTGTCGAGGACGTCGCCGGTCTTGTCGACGTCGCGCACGCGCACCGACAGCGTGTTCGTCACCTGGTAGGCGACGAGCTCGGCTTCCTGGCTGCCGTCCGCCTTGTTGGTGTAATTGTAGCGCGGGTTGATCTGGATACCGGCTGTCTGCAGATCGCGATCGGCGATACCGGCCGATTTCATCGCAGCGATAACCGCCGCCATGGCGTCGTTGTTGGCATCGAGCGCGGCGCGCGCGGTCTTGGCCTCGCGCATGACGCTGAGCGTCAGCATCGCCATGTCCGGCGCAACGGTCGCTTCGCCTTCGCCGGAAACGACGATGCGGGGCGGGGGCGGTGAATCGGCCGCGCTTGCAAATGCCGGAAACGCGAGCGCTGCCGCGAGCACCATGGGCAAAAGATGTCTGGTCATCGAAATCTCCTCGGTCTGCGAACCAGTCGCGTTTTGGCAACTAGAGCGCGAATATGGGCTGATTTGGGCGGGCGTCGCCAGCGCCTTCGGAAAGCCTTGTGTCGCGAGGCGAAAAACACTAAGCCAGCCCGCGTGGGGCCTGTAGCTCAATGGTTAGAGCCGGCGGCTCATAACCGCTTGGTTGGGGGTTCGAGTCCCTCCGGGCCCACCATAACCATTGTTTTTATTCACAAAAAGTGCCCTCGGCCCAAAACGTTTTGGGCCCATTATGGGCCCAAAGCAGGACCGTGGTCCCGGTTTGTTCCGACTCGATTTGATTATCTGACGATGCGGAGGTTTGCCCGCCGCTTCATGGCGTCGCGTTTGGCCTCGCGCTCGTTGATGGCACGAGCAATATCAACCGCGATCCGCTTCTTATTGGCCTCACGCACATACTCATCTGTTACCGTCATGGAGGAATGACCCATCGCCTCCATGATGGCGCGCGCCTGGATGTTGCATTCAGCGAGGTAGGTGCCGAAGGTGCGGCGCAGGCCATGAAGCGTGTAGCCGCTTGGAATTCCCGCCTGCCGCGTCCAGTGCTGCATCATGCCGGTCAGGCTCTTTTCCGAGAATGACCTGCCATAGGCGTTCTTTAAGACCGTGCCGCCTCTCGAGCGATCGAGCAGGTCCAAGGCCGTTGCTAGTTTGTCTACGACTGGAATGAACATCTCCCGCCCGCCATGGCGGTTGCGGTTCTTCTTCTGGCGGAAATCAAAGGCCTCGATTAGCACCAGCGAGCCGTCGAACAGTTCGATCTCTTCGGTTAAAAGATCGTCCCACTCAAGAGCAGCGATATCGCCGCGCCGATTTCCAAGCCAGAACCCCAGTGCATAGCAGGTGCGCGCGGCTGTACCGATGGGGTGTCGCTCCTCGAACTTTTCGCGCATCGCAATTGGCCAAGCTGGGTTCTTGGTCGATTTGGGCACCCGCACGCGGATAGATAGCGACGGATCATCCTGCGGCTTGATCCATTTTTCGACATCGGTCGCGACCCATAGAAGCTTCTTGATGGCGACCAACGTGTGTTTGGCGACTGTGCGGTTCGTCCTGAAGATGCCTTCAATGATGGCGCGAAGCCGATCCGCGTCGAGATGTTCAACAGGAGTATTGCGCCAGGTGAGTGGGTAGTTGGGATCGACCGGCAGGTTGAGAAAACGCTCAATCAGTCGCGCATTCTTCTGCTGCGTGGCTTCATCAAAGCCCAACCACTCCATTGTCGTTTCAAGCCGGCGCGCGGCATGACCAAAGGTTTTTGGCAGTGCCCGACCGGGCAAATCGACGATAACTGCCTTCTTGCCTTGACCCTGCGTGGCCTTCTCGTAAGCCGCCTCGAACTCGGGATCGCCGGGCTTACCGGGAAGGCGGATTTCAGGCATGCCCTTTGCGCGGTAGCGATAGATTAGCTTGCCGTTCTTGAGGCGCGAAGATACCCCAGGGTAACGGGCATCCTTAAATGGCCGAGCCATCAAATGCTCCTTTCAGTCCGGGGGACCCTTTCAGACTCGCCCGTAGCGAAAGGGTTTTGCTTTTGATGGCAACGCGCAGGAGCACCGGGTAACGAAACCCTCTTCCTTGCTCTATGCCTTCAAAGGTGCGCCTCGGTATTCCCAGTACCTTGGCCGCGGCTTCGGCAGTAAACCCTTCCTTTGCCCGCCATGCTTTCACGTCTTGCGCAAGTTTCTCATTCTCGTTCACATCATGCCTTCCGCACGGGCTATCATCGTACTACGCCTGCAGCGTATACGCAACGAGCGTAGTTGCTATCTTTTTTCCACGCCCCGTTTGCTTCGTTCCAACAGCTCTTGAAGGCCGCTGTCTTTGTCCGGCAACGAGGTGAAAGCGATATCCAAGGCTACACGATCCCAGACAGCGCGGCTATTGATGCGCTTGGGCTTTGGCATACGCCCATCGGCAACCATCTCGTCAAAAAGCGTCGATCCGACACCGATGTAACGAGCTGCTTCCTCACGAGATAGCCCTCGTGGGGGATACGAGATTGCGTCACTCTTCATGGACGCTGCCTCGGTCCTGATACTCCGGGCGGGTTGGTGTCGAAGCACAAAGCCGCATCCTAGTTGCCATTTCGCTGCGAGCAGATCGTGTTGGGCTAAAATAAGAAGAGCCTCGTTAAGCGGAAGCGGCCTGACTAGCTCGTGCGGCGTAAACTGGTAGCAACGTGTGGACTGTGGATCACGGGAGGAGAGCGTTTCTAAGCGGACTCGTGGGGCAAGTCGGTGGACGGCTACATTGCATTGTGCACGACCGGGGCTAACCACCTGCGACATCCCGCTGGCCCTCTTGCGCACCCTCCCTCAGTGTCGAAATCGGAGCCGTTATCCCGAGGACCGTCGAAAAACCGCCGTCGCAGAGTTGCCACTCTTTGGTGCTGAAACCGATATTTCTAATCATATCGGTTTTAACTCATCGCTCAAACTTTAGATGGAGCAAGGCAATTTCGGCTCGTCGATCGAAGTCGACGAGGGCGCCGCACAACGATTGGCAGCTTTGCGCCAGGAGTGGCGATCAGCGAGCCACTACTCAGACGTCCCGTTTGGGCCGACAGTAGGCGGTCGGGTCTTGGCGAATGAAGATACGAAAGCAGCCGGTCACCGACGTGCTTCGCATGGCGTCCGGCTTCTCTGTTAGGATGTGTTTGAAAGACGATCGCTGCATGGTCCAAGTTTCGCCCTCGACACCAGCTCTCGATCTGGACATTAAGAAAAGTCCGCAGTGTTCGGAAGAATTCCGAACTCTACGGCCGCATCGTCAACGACATTGCGCCTGATCTGATGAGAGACAGGTACACTTTCAAGGACTTGTCGGATTTCGAATACAGGGCTCGCGACGAATCGATCGGGCGGGCGTACATGGGGCACATCTATTGGACGGAGATGCTGTACCGGGCGCATATGGCTTCGGTCGCATCGGTGTTCCGTACGTCCAGGTGGATCAAGGTGGCGGTCCGCGAACATGAGGCGGGAAGTCTATATGGCTGCGCGTCGGCGTGTAGAAGCCTGATCGAATCCGCAGGCGATATAAACCACAGCCTGGGACCAGTGGCCCGGACGCTCGCCTACAACAAGGATGCGATACGAGCCGAGATTTCGGGTCAGGCTGGGGAGCCCATGCTGTCCGCTAAGGAGTTGGAAGACACGCTGATACACTTCACGCATGCCCGGAAGGTGCTGAAGACCGAAAAGACACCGGCAGTCGCAAGGCGATGCAGACCTTCCAGTACGTCGACCACGTGGATGGAATGAAGATTCCCGGCATAAAGCCGTTCCTACGCGAAACTTTGCGAGATCGGTCACCCGGCTGCCGACTCCGTGTCGGTGACCTTCGTTGCCAATGCCGGAGCCTGGATCGTAGACCCCGGCAACGAGATCGTCGTTCTCAAGGCGTTGCTCGCTGAACGGCAAGATACTCTCTCGGGCGTGCTAATGGCGTCGTTCAATGCCCCGCTCTTAATCCTAAGAACCCTTCACGCGTTCGATCTTTTCACGAGGCTGCGTAAGTACCATTTCGATGAAATTCCTGAGTGGAAGAAGATCCAAACCGCGCTGCGATCGTAGGCCATGAGCGGATCGAAAGACGTTCCGCCTTTCGACACGCATGGCGTGGATATTCGGTCTGCTAATCCTTCGAACACTTGCGTTCGGGCCCTCACGTCTCGCATAACTGCCATCACGAGGGGGAGGATTCGATGGTCGAGCAGGTCATTCAGGTCGCGGTGCACGACCTGAAGAGGAATTCCGAGAGTTTTGAAACGGTGTCGGGTAACGCGCACCTCAAGGTCTCGGAAACGGTGGAGCGCGTGGTCGGCGAGCTGCACGCCATGTATGCGAGCCGCGCCTCGAAGTCTCACGGGCGCTTCGCGGCAAGCTCCGACAACTATCCGGCACAGACCTATCTTGACGAGTTCCGGAAGGGCGACTTCAAGGACTTCGCCACGCTCACGGCCAAGCTGATGACGACACTGACCGTTCAGGCGCGCCGAAAGCCCGGGGCGACGGGCGGTCACGTCCTTTTCGCGCATCTCGAGAAGGACGAGCAACGGTTTCTGCTAGTGGCGATCATCAACGACAAGCTCGGTGCGGCGCTCACCAAAAGCTTTGACATCGCGTCAGTCGAACACCTCGACCTCGACGGCTTCCGCTTCGCCGGCCGGATCAACATGACGGCATGGACTAACTCGGCGGACCGTTACATCGGCTTCCTAAAGGGCAAGGGGAACGTCGCCGAGTACTTCAAGGAGTTCCTCGGTTGCGACAGCACCGTTCAGGACCTCGAGGATACCAGGACACTGGTGCGCGTGCTGAACGGTTTCGCCGAGCCGGCGAAGGGCTTCGTGAAGGACAAGCAAGCTTTCCTGCAGAAGGCGTACGACATCTGCCAGCGATACATCCGGGACAACGAGCCTTTGGATCTCGAGACATTCTCCAACGAGCTCTTTCCAGAGAACCCGAAAGAACTCGCCAAATCGCTCGGAGATCCGGATGTCGGACTTGGCGACGGCTTCGTTCCGAAGAAGCGAGCGCTGTCGCCGATGGTGAAGTTCTCCGCGAAGACGCGGCTCTGGTCGGTCGAATTCAATCGGCAAGCCCTTACCGACGGCAAGATCGTCTATAACGACGACAAGAAGACCCTGACCTTCACCGAACTCCCTCCCGACCTGATCGAAAGACTGGAACACGATCAGGAGTAGCGTAGCCTCATGATCACGTTCGACCAGCTGATAGCACTCTACCGCAACACGGAGTTCTCGAAAGATGGCTCCGCGGGAAAGTTGACGGTCCGCGATTACAGCATTGTGGAAACGCTGAAGCAGATTGAAAGCGATGAGAAGGCTTTCGACGACGCGGCATTCACGGTCGACTCAGCGTCGGCGGTCGTCATAGGCGCGACAGTTAGCGTCGAAATCGGCGCTCCACGCACAGGACTTGGCTTCCTCGCGCTCACCCTCGACCGGCTGCTCGAGAACCGTCGCAACCGCATAGCCGAGCCGGAGCGCTATTACCTGATCGAGGAGAGGTTCGCCTACAACGATACCGTCGTTCCCGACGCCGTCGCGCGCTACCGGAACGCATTGCGCCTGGTCCGCACCTTAAAAGAGGCGGCTGCGTTTCTCGACCCGTACCAGGCGGAGATGCTGTTCCTCGGCTCGATCCGGCTGATGGTCCGTGTAGACTTCAGGTCATCGGACCTTGTCTCCGTAAACTCCATACTGGTCGACGAGTTCGAGAACTTCGTCATGCAGAAGGTGCACAAGGACCAGAAGGCTGCGATCGTTGCTACCACGCTCATCGAGACGTGTCGCACCCATCCCGAAGGCGAGCGCTTCAGGTACCTTCTTCGACACTTTCGGGACTTCGTCACAAAGTGCGAGGACAGCTATAGGCTGTTCGCGTCGGAGTTCTCGTACGACAAGATCCGGGGGAAGGCGGAAGAGGCCATCGCGGACTACACCGGTAAGATCCATAAGACATTCCATGACATCCAGAACCAGATAATGGGCATTCCCGTCGCGAGTGTGATCATCGCCACGCAGCTCAAGCCCGCAACTCAATGCGACGTGAATTTCTGGGCAAACCTCGCCATCTCGCTCGGTGCAACGCTGTTCGTTGCCCTCCTGGCGTTTGCCATCGTCAACCAGCTGCTGACGCTGTCGACGATAGACGACGATCTGACCCGACAGAAGACCAAGCTGAAGGGCGATTACTCGGTCGTCGCCGCGGAGTTCCTCCCTCTTTATCGCAAGCTGGAAAACCGGATTACACTTCACCGATTCGTCCTTGGCATCATCCTTGTCGTCTGCGGGCTCGGGGCGCTACTCACCTGGCGCATTTATTTCCAGCTGACAACTCTGATGCCGTGGGCGTGCTGAGAGCGCCGTTCGGGTCACGCCATAGAAGCGAGATTCGTTCGATTGGGGCACTATGGGCCATGTGGTTCACTCGAACGGACTGCCCGCTTTCGGTGAAGGCAAACTCTGCCTGAACGGCCGATTAGAGGCGCGGTGCTGCCGGACAACTTGGCGTGGCCGCGACACGCAAGGTGAGGTTTTTGGGGCGCCTCCCTCATGCGCGCGCTTGGAAGGCTTCGTCTTGAAATACAGCCAGTTGAGAAACGCGTCGGCGTCCGTGAAATCAGCGCCACCGATGCGCCTCCGCAGCGCGTCGATGGTAGCGCACAATTGCGTGTATCGTTCGGCCGACAGCGTTGCGACAGTTGGACTTCGAGGCGCGCCAATGCCGATCGCCGCTAGGGCGCCGGAGGTATTGCCGTTGAAGACAGCGTACCGCTTCGGGGCGAAGGTGCAGAGAATCGCCGTGATCATATTCACGCCCACGCCAGGAATACCGAGCGCTAGCTGACGCATCTGCTCGTAACCCCGTTCTGGCGCGAGTTTGGCTGCCTTCCTGCCCGCGGCGAACAGTGTGATCGTCTTCTTGGGATGATCGAGTGCCGCCGACCCTCGTCGATGAATGTCGCCGGAATGCCAGAGATGTTGATAAGGCTCTCTTGAAGAAATCAGATTGCTTAGATTCTCTGCGAAGACGCTCCTCATTTCCTTCGAAATCCTCGGCGCGTTGCCGAGATCCGCGATCAATTGCTGAACCTTCAATGCCTTGTCCCGA from Mesorhizobium sp. M1E.F.Ca.ET.045.02.1.1 includes the following:
- a CDS encoding site-specific integrase, with the translated sequence MARPFKDARYPGVSSRLKNGKLIYRYRAKGMPEIRLPGKPGDPEFEAAYEKATQGQGKKAVIVDLPGRALPKTFGHAARRLETTMEWLGFDEATQQKNARLIERFLNLPVDPNYPLTWRNTPVEHLDADRLRAIIEGIFRTNRTVAKHTLVAIKKLLWVATDVEKWIKPQDDPSLSIRVRVPKSTKNPAWPIAMREKFEERHPIGTAARTCYALGFWLGNRRGDIAALEWDDLLTEEIELFDGSLVLIEAFDFRQKKNRNRHGGREMFIPVVDKLATALDLLDRSRGGTVLKNAYGRSFSEKSLTGMMQHWTRQAGIPSGYTLHGLRRTFGTYLAECNIQARAIMEAMGHSSMTVTDEYVREANKKRIAVDIARAINEREAKRDAMKRRANLRIVR
- a CDS encoding helix-turn-helix domain-containing protein, whose translation is MNENEKLAQDVKAWRAKEGFTAEAAAKVLGIPRRTFEGIEQGRGFRYPVLLRVAIKSKTLSLRASLKGSPGLKGAFDGSAI
- a CDS encoding SIMPL domain-containing protein; this translates as MTRHLLPMVLAAALAFPAFASAADSPPPPRIVVSGEGEATVAPDMAMLTLSVMREAKTARAALDANNDAMAAVIAAMKSAGIADRDLQTAGIQINPRYNYTNKADGSQEAELVAYQVTNTLSVRVRDVDKTGDVLDKAVSLGVNQGGGIAFTNDDPKTTIVEARKKAVADAIAKAKTLAEAAGVSLGKVIEITDQNVAPVPMPMNAKAFDAARAAVPVQAGENSYSVQVTVTFELK
- a CDS encoding nucleoid-associated protein; this translates as MVEQVIQVAVHDLKRNSESFETVSGNAHLKVSETVERVVGELHAMYASRASKSHGRFAASSDNYPAQTYLDEFRKGDFKDFATLTAKLMTTLTVQARRKPGATGGHVLFAHLEKDEQRFLLVAIINDKLGAALTKSFDIASVEHLDLDGFRFAGRINMTAWTNSADRYIGFLKGKGNVAEYFKEFLGCDSTVQDLEDTRTLVRVLNGFAEPAKGFVKDKQAFLQKAYDICQRYIRDNEPLDLETFSNELFPENPKELAKSLGDPDVGLGDGFVPKKRALSPMVKFSAKTRLWSVEFNRQALTDGKIVYNDDKKTLTFTELPPDLIERLEHDQE